In Thermotoga sp. Ku-13t, one genomic interval encodes:
- a CDS encoding RluA family pseudouridine synthase, whose amino-acid sequence MTIKVGKNETGQRLDLFLLSRLPKVVSRSFLQKLIKEGQIRVNGRIEKPSYRVKPNDEITLPDRPAPKQLEILPEPIELGILYEDQDIIVVNKPAGMIVHPIPSHTSGTLVNALLYHCKDLQGIGGELRPGIVHRLDKDTSGVMVVAKNDLAHRSLSQQFKNREVFKMYLALIQGRPEKSEGEIQINVARHPTLRVKMTVAKEGRVALTQYRVLRSFGNLASLVAAYPKTGRTHQIRVHMKYISHPILGDKLYGRTDPIPIDRQMLHASILQFAHPRTGERMKFIAPLPEDFKAALRRLYEESLR is encoded by the coding sequence TTGACGATAAAGGTGGGCAAGAATGAAACGGGGCAGAGGCTCGATCTTTTCCTTCTTTCTCGATTGCCAAAGGTTGTTTCACGTTCCTTCCTTCAAAAACTTATAAAAGAAGGCCAGATAAGGGTCAATGGCAGGATAGAAAAACCCAGTTACAGGGTCAAACCAAACGACGAGATCACGCTTCCGGACCGTCCAGCCCCCAAACAGCTGGAAATTCTTCCAGAACCCATAGAACTCGGGATTCTTTACGAGGATCAGGACATCATCGTTGTGAACAAACCTGCGGGGATGATCGTTCATCCTATTCCTTCACACACGAGCGGTACTCTCGTCAACGCGTTGCTGTACCACTGCAAAGACCTTCAGGGCATAGGTGGAGAGCTCAGACCCGGCATCGTTCACAGACTGGACAAAGACACTTCCGGGGTCATGGTGGTTGCAAAGAACGATCTTGCTCACAGATCTTTGTCACAGCAGTTCAAAAACAGGGAAGTGTTCAAGATGTACCTGGCCCTGATTCAGGGCAGACCAGAGAAGAGCGAAGGCGAGATACAGATCAACGTTGCTCGCCATCCAACTCTGAGGGTGAAGATGACCGTGGCTAAGGAAGGTAGAGTCGCACTGACTCAGTACAGAGTGCTGAGGAGTTTTGGTAATCTCGCATCACTCGTTGCTGCGTATCCTAAGACAGGTCGAACGCACCAGATAAGGGTTCACATGAAATACATAAGCCATCCGATACTGGGTGATAAACTGTACGGTAGAACCGATCCCATACCCATCGATAGGCAGATGCTGCATGCTTCGATTCTGCAGTTTGCACATCCGAGAACGGGTGAGCGTATGAAGTTCATCGCCCCGCTTCCTGAGGATTTCAAGGCCGCGTTAAGACGTCTGTACGAGGAGTCGCTGAGATGA
- a CDS encoding ATP-binding protein, whose amino-acid sequence MRIGVVTGISRSNPYVFYVRIDQKDGKPSHMLQIDDVVKVQFRYHPQGELVYYGVVVEIEAKWDFGPLSGYEEELALKGLSPASPIFLATVMTTRMLKIEDGRIVPDAPQVPPPPGATVDLARDEEIDTALGFDEIIQKHYAIPIGVFRNGRPAYADVRYVLGENGAHINISGQSGVAAKTSYATFLVKSFLDTGNRLKDKNELMAALARSRFIIFNVKGEGLLFLDKWSKDWKELEGTETRRSWQEMYETLQIHAEPFRIVKFYAPKKPHRDEPWVNKRNEGVETYGWDIVDIMKLGLFELLFDQEELEKNQNLQLAVMSVQEVLQQRFEDAIQKAREFCRNNHIRVPADPEMVIRTAIANGFDVKARADLPDGLDDLIEMFEKDEEFKTRIAQEVQGKSTIAALIRRLKAAKAVGFDLLWMKTDFLKFDSSKSKRIDWDRPGQVTVIDISKLRSRPQYFVVGAVLLEVMKSREEKTNQDPVFIFLDELNKYAPRYGGGALSSIFRDIAERGRSFRIILVGAEQTASEVDYRIITQSSTTVVGRQKGAELAKPEYSHLTNEQKARAALLQQGEMIVDQPFMRIPITIRFPLPAWCTREDGAAEEWSKKDLEKRLFGGD is encoded by the coding sequence ATGAGGATAGGCGTGGTCACCGGGATAAGCAGGTCCAATCCTTACGTGTTCTACGTGAGGATTGACCAGAAGGACGGTAAACCTTCTCACATGTTACAGATAGACGACGTCGTCAAGGTACAATTTCGTTACCATCCACAGGGGGAGCTCGTCTATTACGGTGTCGTGGTCGAGATCGAGGCGAAATGGGATTTTGGACCTCTTTCGGGTTACGAAGAAGAACTCGCCTTGAAGGGTCTTTCTCCCGCCAGTCCCATTTTCCTTGCCACCGTGATGACGACGAGGATGCTGAAGATCGAAGATGGCAGAATCGTACCGGACGCTCCGCAGGTACCACCTCCACCGGGTGCAACAGTGGATCTGGCGCGCGATGAGGAGATAGACACTGCACTCGGGTTCGACGAAATAATCCAGAAACATTACGCGATACCTATAGGCGTGTTCAGAAATGGAAGGCCTGCTTATGCGGATGTGCGCTACGTACTGGGTGAAAACGGCGCCCACATAAACATATCCGGCCAATCCGGTGTGGCTGCAAAGACGTCTTACGCCACGTTTCTCGTCAAGTCTTTCCTCGATACAGGAAACAGGTTGAAAGACAAGAACGAACTGATGGCCGCACTCGCCAGGTCACGCTTCATCATCTTCAACGTCAAAGGTGAAGGTTTGCTGTTTCTGGACAAATGGTCGAAGGACTGGAAGGAACTGGAGGGGACAGAAACGAGAAGGTCCTGGCAAGAGATGTACGAAACTCTCCAGATCCACGCAGAACCGTTCAGGATCGTCAAGTTCTATGCCCCCAAGAAGCCGCACAGAGATGAACCGTGGGTCAACAAACGAAACGAAGGCGTCGAAACCTACGGCTGGGACATCGTGGACATAATGAAACTCGGGCTTTTCGAACTGCTATTCGACCAGGAGGAACTCGAAAAGAACCAGAACCTGCAGCTCGCAGTCATGAGCGTTCAAGAAGTCCTTCAGCAGCGTTTTGAAGATGCAATCCAGAAGGCGAGGGAATTCTGCAGGAACAACCATATAAGAGTACCCGCAGATCCAGAAATGGTTATCAGAACGGCCATTGCGAACGGTTTCGACGTGAAGGCGAGAGCGGATCTTCCAGATGGGCTGGACGATCTGATCGAGATGTTCGAAAAAGACGAAGAATTCAAAACGAGAATCGCACAGGAAGTCCAGGGAAAGTCAACGATCGCAGCACTGATCAGAAGGTTGAAGGCCGCGAAAGCCGTCGGGTTCGACCTTCTGTGGATGAAGACGGATTTTCTCAAATTCGATTCATCGAAAAGTAAGCGCATCGATTGGGACAGACCAGGCCAGGTGACGGTGATAGACATATCCAAATTGCGCAGCAGGCCACAATACTTCGTCGTCGGGGCAGTGTTGCTGGAAGTCATGAAATCCAGGGAGGAAAAGACCAACCAAGATCCGGTGTTCATATTCCTAGACGAGTTGAACAAGTACGCACCACGTTACGGTGGAGGGGCTTTGAGCTCTATCTTCAGGGACATAGCGGAACGCGGAAGATCCTTCAGGATCATACTGGTCGGTGCCGAGCAGACAGCCTCAGAGGTGGACTATCGTATCATCACACAGTCCTCCACAACCGTCGTTGGAAGGCAGAAAGGAGCCGAACTTGCCAAACCGGAGTACTCACACCTGACCAACGAGCAGAAAGCTAGAGCCGCGCTGCTTCAACAGGGCGAGATGATCGTGGATCAACCGTTCATGAGGATACCGATCACGATCAGGTTCCCATTACCCGCCTGGTGTACACGGGAAGACGGTGCCGCGGAAGAGTGGAGCAAGAAAGATCTGGAGAAGAGACTCTTTGGAGGAGATTGA
- a CDS encoding DNA polymerase III subunit alpha has translation MIPCIVSPYSFDGSVVRLEQLAEFAKEKGLKSLLLADNNFHAAVLFNVLCGQSGLIPVHGLRMNGKIYYARDREEFEELVKSYNVNREPELNFLRLDDVKLIYYLDRSLYDAHFFMARLVGAEPQGPGDLPDVLTDPAAALGASAYELKVSHKLLSPQAGWLDELLRRVREDRKMRLSREIELVKKLGFEPYFFTVKRIVDIARENQILIGPGRGSAVASLLAYLLGITSIDPIAHDLMFERFLHEGRTELPDIDIDVADEQREQLLNLLKRSFPYFAQISTFVTLTEKNLTSEASRLNLKPNPNVLKYLVGLPLRRSVHAAGIIVAAEPLNLPLVPSAEEPIVEYDMDSLQHVGVVKIDLLGLRTLTVLDRIKKRVGVSTVKTEDPESYEMLSRGRTCGIFQLESRTARSLCRTIRPTNLDELSILLAMNRPGPLSAGLEKTYAMKKRGRMKLDHDFFPETRGVIVYQEQVMRLAMDFAGFSAVEADLFRKAISEKDPKIIQSAMNKFKDRLREKGYAPEFVDRLCDILVKFASYAFNKSHSVAYAHLSYELAYLKTHWPREFFEIYIREHSSDQYKIFLAVQELRSMGYRVLPPSVNQVRTDEKTFHLPLETVNGVSESIARTCRQMSPLNDLKDFIEKTKLPLSTVQKLVWAGAFDEMYESRAAAMEDFEAVQKGFDQELSQVAAKVFGKRVENRQKISYDEMDITELEMKAFGFALSPWKVEFDRKFAPLSEVFASARTLPVAVKVSGKFASDGMTICQLKNSLPDGYYVLILSPDGNVLEHKKLDGVKGIVYEMDNCFDERDFEEASETESVQTTLCGKRVVLEGVRPLLDWYRIRFV, from the coding sequence ATGATTCCCTGCATCGTTTCACCTTATTCGTTCGATGGCTCTGTGGTTAGGCTCGAACAGCTCGCTGAGTTCGCGAAGGAGAAAGGTTTGAAGTCTCTGCTTCTGGCAGACAACAATTTTCATGCCGCCGTTCTTTTCAACGTTCTGTGCGGGCAAAGCGGACTCATCCCTGTTCACGGTCTCAGAATGAATGGGAAGATCTATTACGCGCGTGATCGTGAAGAATTCGAAGAACTGGTGAAATCGTACAACGTAAACCGTGAACCTGAATTGAATTTCTTACGGCTCGACGATGTGAAGCTCATCTACTATCTGGACCGCTCGCTTTACGATGCACATTTTTTCATGGCGCGTCTGGTCGGTGCAGAACCGCAGGGACCTGGAGATCTTCCCGATGTTCTCACCGATCCTGCCGCCGCGCTCGGTGCGAGCGCGTACGAATTGAAGGTTTCTCACAAACTTTTATCCCCTCAAGCGGGTTGGCTGGACGAACTTCTGCGTCGTGTTCGGGAAGATCGAAAGATGAGACTTTCGAGGGAGATAGAGCTGGTGAAAAAGCTTGGCTTTGAGCCTTACTTTTTCACCGTGAAGCGCATCGTCGACATCGCGAGAGAAAACCAGATTTTGATCGGACCGGGCAGAGGCAGCGCTGTGGCGAGCCTTTTGGCTTACCTGCTCGGCATAACGTCCATCGATCCGATCGCACACGATCTGATGTTCGAACGGTTCTTGCACGAGGGGCGCACCGAACTGCCCGACATCGACATCGACGTGGCCGATGAGCAGAGAGAACAATTACTGAACCTCTTGAAGCGATCCTTTCCCTACTTCGCACAGATCTCAACGTTCGTCACACTGACTGAGAAAAATCTCACCAGCGAAGCTTCAAGGCTCAATTTGAAGCCGAATCCGAACGTGCTGAAGTACCTGGTTGGCCTGCCTCTCAGAAGGAGCGTTCATGCGGCGGGCATCATCGTGGCGGCCGAGCCGCTGAATCTGCCCCTGGTGCCCTCCGCGGAAGAACCGATCGTTGAATACGACATGGATTCTCTGCAGCACGTTGGTGTGGTGAAGATAGACCTGCTCGGGCTGAGAACTCTAACTGTTCTGGACAGGATCAAAAAACGTGTCGGTGTGAGCACAGTCAAGACTGAAGATCCTGAATCGTACGAAATGCTGAGCAGAGGAAGAACATGCGGGATATTCCAGCTCGAATCGAGGACCGCGAGGAGTTTGTGCAGAACGATCAGGCCAACCAATTTGGACGAACTTTCGATCTTGCTCGCCATGAACAGACCTGGCCCGCTCAGCGCTGGACTTGAAAAAACGTACGCGATGAAAAAGCGTGGGCGTATGAAATTAGATCACGACTTCTTCCCGGAGACTCGCGGAGTGATCGTCTATCAGGAGCAGGTGATGAGGCTTGCGATGGATTTTGCGGGTTTCAGTGCTGTGGAAGCCGATCTTTTCAGAAAGGCGATCTCCGAAAAGGATCCTAAGATCATTCAATCTGCGATGAACAAATTCAAAGATAGGCTTCGAGAAAAGGGTTATGCACCTGAATTCGTCGACAGGCTCTGCGATATCCTTGTCAAGTTCGCTTCTTACGCGTTCAACAAATCTCACAGCGTGGCGTACGCGCATCTCAGTTACGAGCTGGCGTATTTGAAAACACACTGGCCGAGGGAGTTCTTTGAAATTTACATCCGTGAGCATTCCTCGGACCAGTACAAAATCTTTCTCGCAGTGCAGGAGCTCCGATCCATGGGTTATCGCGTTCTACCACCTTCTGTGAACCAGGTCCGCACCGACGAGAAAACCTTCCATTTGCCACTGGAAACCGTGAACGGAGTGAGCGAATCCATCGCGCGCACGTGCAGACAGATGTCGCCCCTCAACGATCTGAAGGATTTCATCGAGAAGACGAAACTTCCTCTTTCAACGGTTCAGAAACTGGTGTGGGCTGGAGCTTTCGACGAGATGTACGAAAGCAGAGCGGCCGCGATGGAAGATTTCGAAGCGGTTCAAAAGGGGTTCGATCAGGAGCTGAGTCAGGTCGCAGCCAAGGTCTTTGGAAAACGTGTTGAGAACAGGCAGAAGATATCTTACGACGAAATGGACATCACCGAACTGGAGATGAAGGCTTTTGGATTCGCCTTGAGCCCGTGGAAGGTTGAGTTTGACAGAAAGTTTGCACCGCTGTCGGAGGTGTTTGCCTCGGCGCGAACGCTTCCCGTGGCCGTTAAGGTCTCAGGAAAGTTCGCCAGCGATGGAATGACGATATGTCAGTTGAAGAACAGCCTTCCTGACGGCTACTACGTTTTGATCCTTTCGCCCGATGGGAATGTGCTCGAGCATAAAAAATTGGACGGTGTGAAAGGAATCGTCTACGAAATGGATAACTGTTTCGACGAGAGAGATTTCGAAGAAGCCAGCGAAACGGAAAGCGTTCAAACCACACTGTGTGGTAAGAGGGTCGTTCTGGAAGGTGTGAGGCCTCTACTGGACTGGTATCGGATTCGTTTTGTGTGA
- a CDS encoding amidohydrolase — MTLKNCLVYQNGEFVKMDLHVENGIFVDKPSAPFIDATGYYAMPGFVDTHAHVIGTGHKYGYLNLENVGSLEELLETLRQSTEKMIIGRGWSEESLGSRPTKQLLDQIDKPVFLIRRCGHVAIGNSALMELIGIWKEDGIFKERELEEVRERLPSREDEKFFATGQKRFLMHGVTFVHSDDLHGLSWADLKKIIKSSKVRLLEKVYFESVSELESFNEFGQLSDRVYVRAVKVFADGSIGARTAWLSVPYADDTANYGMKLLNEEQLEKFATLCDEKNVQLCVHAIGDEAVHMVATVFSRHPNHRVIHAQLVKEQDLSMLKDSFFSIQPHFAIEDRSLMESALPKDLKALRYPFLLLLQRGFKIAFSTDAPVSPEDPKYVIEAALKLGFTKRQVVELYTIAGARMAGLKNLGEIRTNFLADFCLYEREPLLFDEDPVAVYVAGELVHQK, encoded by the coding sequence GTGACCCTTAAAAATTGCCTGGTTTATCAGAACGGTGAGTTCGTCAAAATGGACCTGCACGTTGAGAATGGTATCTTCGTGGATAAGCCTTCTGCGCCTTTCATAGACGCGACCGGTTACTACGCCATGCCGGGTTTTGTGGACACGCACGCACACGTCATAGGTACCGGGCACAAGTACGGATATCTGAACCTGGAAAACGTTGGATCGCTCGAAGAACTGCTGGAAACTTTGAGACAGAGCACAGAGAAAATGATCATAGGCAGGGGCTGGAGCGAGGAAAGTTTAGGATCGAGACCCACGAAGCAACTCCTCGATCAGATCGATAAACCTGTTTTTCTCATCAGAAGGTGTGGACATGTCGCGATCGGCAACTCCGCGCTGATGGAATTGATCGGGATCTGGAAAGAAGACGGTATTTTCAAGGAGAGAGAACTGGAAGAAGTCAGAGAACGTCTGCCATCGAGAGAAGATGAAAAATTCTTCGCCACCGGTCAGAAACGATTCCTGATGCACGGGGTAACGTTCGTCCATTCGGACGACCTTCACGGTCTCAGCTGGGCAGATCTGAAGAAGATCATCAAGAGTTCCAAGGTGAGGTTGCTGGAGAAGGTGTACTTCGAATCTGTTAGTGAGCTCGAAAGTTTTAACGAGTTCGGTCAGCTTTCGGATCGAGTCTACGTGAGAGCGGTGAAAGTGTTCGCAGACGGTTCAATCGGAGCCAGAACCGCGTGGCTGAGCGTTCCGTACGCCGACGATACTGCAAACTACGGAATGAAATTGCTCAACGAAGAACAGCTCGAAAAGTTCGCAACCCTGTGTGACGAAAAAAATGTTCAGTTGTGCGTCCATGCGATTGGAGACGAAGCGGTCCATATGGTAGCGACTGTCTTCAGCAGGCATCCGAACCACAGGGTCATACACGCTCAACTGGTGAAAGAACAAGATCTTTCGATGTTGAAGGACAGCTTTTTCTCCATTCAACCACATTTCGCCATCGAGGATCGTAGCCTCATGGAGTCTGCCCTGCCGAAAGATCTGAAGGCGTTGCGTTATCCGTTCTTGTTGCTGCTGCAGCGTGGTTTCAAGATTGCCTTTTCGACCGATGCCCCCGTCTCACCGGAAGATCCAAAGTACGTCATCGAAGCTGCTCTGAAGCTCGGCTTCACAAAAAGGCAAGTCGTAGAACTCTACACGATAGCGGGTGCAAGGATGGCAGGGTTGAAGAACCTTGGAGAGATCAGGACGAACTTCCTGGCGGACTTCTGCCTGTACGAGAGAGAGCCTCTTCTGTTCGACGAAGACCCCGTTGCGGTTTACGTGGCGGGAGAACTGGTGCATCAAAAATAA
- a CDS encoding HD domain-containing phosphohydrolase, which translates to MFTLFRDSLEVVQDAEVALRLLQRNHTDYDLVLIDGKTLPRSETIQFARSVRENISPVFPGMVVVQFSFDLELIKAGIDACMDEDTIFDLIVFDSNGSMKQLALVINFMADLLKNKDSNLHRHSTRVKTFTQILVALCVEEGILPLSKAYHTTIASYFHDFGKLLICESILNKPSKLSEEEFSVMKTHTSLGVKVLENLSKIFAQNNFVNVLFNVMKYHHERFDARGYPEGLRAEQIPLEARIVAIADVLEALTTDRPYRNAYSFEEALNIMTEEQEHFDPKLLQLFIENAELFRD; encoded by the coding sequence GTGTTTACATTGTTTAGAGACTCGCTTGAAGTCGTTCAAGATGCCGAGGTTGCCCTGAGATTGTTGCAGAGAAATCACACAGATTATGATCTTGTGCTGATCGACGGTAAGACATTGCCGCGTTCGGAAACAATACAGTTCGCAAGATCGGTTCGTGAAAACATCTCTCCCGTTTTCCCCGGCATGGTGGTGGTCCAATTCTCCTTCGACTTGGAATTGATCAAGGCCGGTATCGACGCTTGCATGGATGAAGACACGATCTTCGATCTCATTGTGTTCGACAGTAATGGTTCGATGAAGCAGCTTGCCCTCGTCATCAATTTCATGGCAGACCTTCTGAAGAACAAGGATTCGAACCTCCACCGTCACTCGACCAGAGTGAAGACTTTCACGCAAATTCTTGTGGCCCTCTGTGTTGAGGAAGGAATCTTACCACTATCTAAGGCGTATCACACTACGATTGCCAGCTATTTCCACGACTTTGGAAAACTGTTGATCTGCGAATCGATCCTCAACAAACCTTCGAAGTTGTCCGAAGAGGAATTCTCCGTCATGAAAACGCACACCAGTCTGGGTGTCAAGGTTCTTGAGAATCTCAGCAAAATTTTCGCGCAGAACAACTTCGTGAACGTTCTGTTCAACGTTATGAAGTACCATCACGAGCGTTTCGACGCGAGAGGATATCCCGAAGGTTTGAGAGCCGAGCAGATACCGCTCGAGGCGAGGATAGTTGCCATCGCAGACGTGCTCGAAGCTTTGACAACCGACAGACCATACAGGAACGCTTACAGTTTCGAGGAAGCTCTCAACATCATGACCGAAGAACAAGAGCATTTCGATCCGAAGCTGCTTCAGCTGTTCATCGAAAACGCGGAACTGTTTAGAGATTAA
- the lspA gene encoding signal peptidase II yields the protein MFWITFVILVDQLTKMLVERFLIVPTFVVPGFVWLSYTKNTGIAFGMFARSPWVLWVTFFATFFLSLVPSFVKCSALTKIGLQMIVGGAIGNVIDRFRLGYVVDFINVRYFPAVFNVADFFISVGGILVLVSLLRGEEPLDDKGGQE from the coding sequence ATGTTCTGGATCACTTTCGTGATCTTGGTGGATCAGCTGACAAAGATGCTGGTTGAGCGATTCCTGATTGTACCAACTTTCGTTGTTCCGGGTTTCGTCTGGCTGAGTTACACCAAGAACACCGGAATAGCGTTCGGCATGTTTGCGAGATCTCCATGGGTACTCTGGGTGACGTTCTTCGCCACGTTTTTTCTGTCGCTGGTTCCAAGTTTTGTCAAATGTTCGGCATTGACGAAGATCGGTTTACAGATGATCGTCGGTGGCGCGATCGGTAACGTGATAGACAGGTTCAGACTCGGATACGTCGTGGATTTCATAAACGTCAGGTATTTTCCTGCGGTCTTCAACGTGGCAGATTTCTTCATAAGCGTTGGTGGAATATTGGTTCTCGTGAGCCTCTTGAGAGGTGAGGAACCTCTTGACGATAAAGGTGGGCAAGAATGA